Within Sorangiineae bacterium MSr11367, the genomic segment GCTTCGTGTCGACGACGACCTGGTCTACGTGCTCGATGGCAACCGCCGCGTGTGGGGCCTCGAGCGTGCGACCGGGGCGAGGCGCTTCGGGCTCGGCACGGGAGCGTCCGACTTTGCCGTTGCGCGCCCGCGCCGAGGCACGCCGCGAATCATCGCGGCGTCGAGCGGTGTCGTCGCCTTCGACGCGACAGGGGCGGAGCCTCTCCCGCTCGAGCCGTTTCCCCGTTGGTTGTTCGCGGCAGAGTCCTCCGGCAGCTACGAGAATTGCAGCCTGCGCGCGCTCAGCTGGGACGATGGCAACGGACGCTCCCTGTGGCAGCGCGACGTCCCCGCGCGGATGCGCGAGATTCGGTTCCCATGCAGGTCGCTCGAAGGCTATCGACGCGAGGCGCGTTTCGTCGGGCGCCTTCCCTATTCCATGTTCGGCACGAGCGTGAACGACGGCACACTCGTCGAGGCGAACCGCACCGGGGTGCTCGCATTGAATCTTCGCGATGGATCCGTGCAACTCGACGCTGCCGCGCCAGGATCGGAGCGTGGCGTGTCGTTCTACCAGGGCACGTTCGCCGTCGATGGGCTCTCCGACTGCAAAGGCGTCACCTACGGGGCCGAATTGTTCATGCGCTGCGGCGACCGCTATGTCTACTTCAATGGAACGACGGCGCTCGTGCTCTCCGGCACGCCGCTGCGCGTGGAGGCGACGGGAACCTATGCGTCGGACGCCATCGAAGAGTACATCGCGGACCAGCACGCGTTCCACGTCCGCGCGGTGGTGACCGCGGGGGCTTACGTCTTCCGGCTCGAAGGCACGCAACCCGTACCCGACTGACCTGTGATTCGCGACGCGCCGAGCTGGGCGCGATGGGGCGGCTCGGAGTCAGCGCGCGCGCCGGTAGTGCATGGCGACGGCGCCGTTGCGGAGCGGCTTCGTCGAGACCAGCTCGAGCCGTCGCGTGCTGGGCAGCCCGCTCTGGTACAGGGTCGGGCCGTGGCCGGCGATCCTGGGGTGGATGAGGAACTCGTACTCGTCGATCAGATCCAGCCGGTCCAGCTCGGTCGCGAGCTTGCCGCTACCGAGGAGCACACCGGCCGGGGTCGCGTCCTTGAGCTTCTGCACGCCCGTGCGCAGGTCGCCGGCGATGTGGTGGCTATTGGTCCACGGGAAGT encodes:
- a CDS encoding dihydrofolate reductase family protein, coding for MGLLTFSINVTLDGCVDHQEGIADDEIHAFFTRLMDEAGAMLWGRVTYEMMESYWPAVARGDEEAPPAMREWAVKLEAKPKYVVSSTRKDFPWTNSHHIAGDLRTGVQKLKDATPAGVLLGSGKLATELDRLDLIDEYEFLIHPRIAGHGPTLYQSGLPSTRRLELVSTKPLRNGAVAMHYRRAR